The Triticum aestivum cultivar Chinese Spring chromosome 7B, IWGSC CS RefSeq v2.1, whole genome shotgun sequence genome window below encodes:
- the LOC123160545 gene encoding 26.2 kDa heat shock protein, mitochondrial produces MASAVVCKGEGAAPAASLLKSGAPVAFSALHSPAVAAARRPYNTRVKEVSRYDDDKDDDRDLVIPSFFSQDVLDPLGAQTSMARLLSLMEDVASQTGGLSSTAGAGASRLGRWVAKEDDDAVYLKVPMPGLTKEHVEVRADKNILVIKGEGEKQPWDGDDDSAVPRYNRRIEMPSADAYKMDKIKAEMKNGVLWVTLLKVKEEERKDVFHVKVE; encoded by the exons ATGGCCTCCGCCGTCGTTTGCAAGGGCGAGGGTGCCGCGCCAGCGGCCAGCCTCCTCAAGTCCGGTGCTCCCGTGGCCTTCTCCGCGCTCCActcccccgccgtcgccgccgcccgccgcccgtacAACACCCGGGTCAAGGAGGTCAGCCGCTACGACGACGACAAGGACGACGACCGCGACCTCGTCATCCCCAGCTTCTTCTCGCAGG ACGTGCTCGACCCGCTCGGCGCGCAGACCAGCATGGCCCGTCTGCTGTCTCTGATGGAGGACGTCGCATCTCAGACCGGCGGCCTCTCCTCCACTGCTGGTGCTGGGGCGTCGCGGCTGGGACGCTGGGTGGCCAAGGAGGACGACGACGCGGTGTACCTCAAGGTGCCGATGCCGGGGCTGACCAAGGAGCACGTGGAGGTGCGCGCGGACAAGAACATCCTGGTGATCAAGGGCGAGGGCGAGAAGCAGCCCTGGGACGGCGACGACGACTCCGCGGTGCCGAGGTACAACCGCCGCATCGAGATGCCCTCTGCTGACGCGTACAAGATGGACAAGATCAAGGCCGAGATGAAGAATGGCGTGCTCTGGGTCACCCTGCTCAAGGTCAAGGAGGAGGAGCGCAAGGACGTCTTCCACGTCAAGGTCGAGTAG